TTTAAATCCCCATATCCTCGCGTCAACCGGTAATCTTTGTTGTCAAGCCGCTTGAGCGCTGCTTTTTCCTCCTCACTCATTCGCCGGATATAGTCCCGCTTCACGACCCAAAGGTCCGCGACCGGCTCGCGGCGCATAAAGTTTTCCTGCGCCATCACGAGCGCGATCTCCTCATTGGGGGCAAGCAGACTGAATTGATGCTGCATCGGCGCATCCGGCGCTTTGCGGCTGAACACTTCAAACACTTGATAAAATCCTTGTTCTTTCCCCGCCATGGCCATCCCTCCTCATCCGGCCGTCCGTACGGCGCTGAGCGCCTCCCGCACCCACGCGTTCTGCTTATACGCCGTCCGCCGAAGCTCAAGCCGCTCCTGCGACTTCGGCCCGTTGTTGCGGATGATTTCTTTAAACCGCTCCCAATCCGGCTGCCGGTAAATCCATTGACCCTTCTCTTTGTCAAAATGCATTGTCTCATCAGGAATCTTCAGTCCGAGCGCCCAAATGCGCGGCACATATTTCGTAAAGAAGTCTTGGCGCAGTTGTTCATTCGTTTTCGTGCGGATGCGGTATTTGATCGTGATGTCTTGCTTCGAAGTTCCCGTCGTATCGGCCGTCGGCGGGCCAAAAAACATGAGCAACGCCTCCCACCAACGGTTGAGCGCCTCTTGCAGCATCTCTTTTTGCTCCTTCGTCCCTTCGGCGAGCGCCAAAATAATCGACTCGCCGTGCTGGGCGTGAAACACCTCCTCGGCGCAAATGCGCTTCAGCGCCCGCGCATACGGTCCGTACGAGGCATCGAGCATGTTCGTCTGCGTCATAATCGCTGCTCCGTCGACGAGCCAGCCGATCAACCCGGCATCCGCCCATGTCGGCGCCGCCATATGAAAGACATTGTGAAACTTCAACCGTTCGTTCAATAAATCTTCGAGAATATCTTCCCGCGTTTTGCCAAGCGGCGCCATCAAATCTTCCGCCACCCGAAGCAGCAACTGGCCGTGCCCCATTTCATCCTGCACTTTCGCCATAATGCCGAGCTTGCGGCGCAGCGACGGCGCTTTCGGCACCCATTCTTTTTCCGGAAGCGCTCCCATAATTTCGCTCACCGCATGCATCGCAATGAGCTTGATCAGCGTCACCCGATACTCATCCGGCATCCAGTCATCGGCTTCGATTTTTTCCCCCGCCTCGATGCGCTGCATAAACCGTTCGTATTTCTCCTCATCTGACAGGCGGGTGAACGTCATCATAGCCGCCATCCCCCATCCACCTCTCGTTTAAAATATATAACGTTTGTTTAACGTTATTATATTTTAATGTCATATATTTTGCAATCGTTTTTTTCTCTATCAGATGGATTGCGGCTCTTCAAGATGGCGGCGGTCAACGATGCGAACCGCTTTCCCTTCCGAGCGCGGGAGCGTTTTCGGCGAATGGAGACGGACGTCAATCGAAATGAGACAGTGCGTTTTCAACAATGACTGAATGCGCCGGGCAAGCAGAGCGGCCTGCTCGCTTTGCAAATCTCCGCCGACCTCGCTGTAAAAACGATCGGTCACTTCCGCATGCAGCTCGAGCGCTTCCAAATGGCCGTGGCGGAGACGATGCAGCTGATAGTGCGGAGCCAGTTCCGAGACGCGAAGCAGATGGTGCTCAATTTCCGACGGGAACACATTGACGCCGCGGATGATGATCATATCATCAACCCGCCCCTTGACCCGCGACATGCGCGCCGTCGTCCGCCCACAAGCACAACGCTCTCTCGTCACGGAAGCGATATCGCCTGTCCGGTAGCGGATGACCGGGAACGCCTCTTTCGTCAAGCTCGTAAAAACAAGCTCTCCTTCTTCCCCTTCCGCCACCGGCTCGAGCGTTTTCGGGTCGATCACTTCGACAAGGAAATGGTCCTCGGCGATATGGAGGCCGTTTTGCGCTTCATGGCACTCCATCGCCACCCCCGGGCCGATCACTTCACTCAGTCCGTAAATATCACATGCCTTCATATCAAACGTCTCTTCAAGCGTGCGCCGCATTTCCTCGGACCACGGTTCCGCACCGAAGATGCCGTATTTCAGCGATGTTTGCCGCGGATCTTTGCCCAGTTCTTTCATCCGCTCGGCAATGTTCAATACATAGGACGGCGTGGCGCAAATGACGGTCGGCTGAAAGTCTTCAATGATCATCACTTGCCGGTCGGTGTTGCCTCCGGATACCGGCACCGTCACCGCCCCAAGCTGCTCGCTGCCATAATGCAGCCCGAGCCCGCCGGTAAACAGCCCGTATCCATAAGCGTTGTGAATCACATCTCCCGGTTTCCCGCCGGCGATGACAATCGCCCGCGCCACAATGTCGGCCCAGCGCTCAATGTCCTGCTTCGTGTAAGCGACCACCGTCGGTTTGCCGCTTGTGCCGCTTGAAGCGTGCACACGGACGCATTGGGAAAGATCGACCGCGAGCAAACCAAACGGATAATGGTCCCGCAAATCCCGCTTTGTCGTAAACGGGAGTTTGCGTACATCCTCAAGCGTGCGAATATCCTCCGGCTTCACTCCCTTTTCATCAAACCGTTGCCGGTAAAACGGCACCCGCTCATACACACGCTCCGCCGTCGCCCGCAGCCTCACAAGCTGGATCGCCTCCAGTTCGCTGCGTGCGGCCGTCTCAATGTCATGCAAAATCATCGTTTCCGCCCCCTCTTTTAAAGCGCTTTCATAAAAATGAAAAATACAAAACTATATAACGTTATACAAACGTTATATAGTTTTATCATGATATCTAATTTTAAAATAGGCTAAATATTTGAAAATGTCAACATATTTTCAGACCGACAAAGCTGTAAAAAAAGGAGGCGATGGACGCTCCTTTCCAAAATAAATGAAAGAGGCGGAAAAACCGCCTCTTTTGATCCTGATCGTCTAATGGCGTCCCTCGCGCGCTTGGAAGGGGACAACGCTCTTACAGAAATCCGCTAAATCTTCATAATCCCCCCCGTGCTCGCCGATGTGACGTGTTTCGAGTAGCGGGCGAGATACCCGGTTTTCACTTTTGGTTCAAAGCCTTTCCAGTTCGCTTTCCGGCGTTCGAGCTCTTCATCGGACAGCTTGACGTTGATCGTTCGTTTCACCGTATCGATCTCGATGATATCGCCGTCTTGAATGAAAGCGATCGGTCCGCCTTCCGCCGCTTCCGGTGAAACGTGGCCGACGGACAAGCCGCGCGAGGCGCCGGAGAAGCGGCCGTCGGTGACAAGCGCTACCTTCGTACCGAGCCCCATGCCGACGATTTGCGACGTTGGCGCAAGCATTTCCGGCATCCCTGGGCCGCCTTTTGGTCCTTCGTAGCGGATGACGACGACATGACCCGGCTTGATTTTGCCGCTGGCGATGCCTTCAAGCGCCTCTTCCTGCGAATCAAACACGATCGCCGGACCTTCATGGCGCGTGATGCCGCCTTGGACCGCGCCGGTTTTGATGACGGCGCCGTCCGGCGCTAAGTTGCCGAACAAAATGGCGAGCCCGCCCGTTTCCGAATACGGGTTGTCAATCGGGCGGATGACATCGTAGTTTTTCACTTGGCAGCCGGCGATGTTTTCACCGAGTGTTTTGCCGGTGACAGTCAGCGTATCTAAATGAAGCGTGCCTTCTTTTTTCGCCAGCTCGTTCAACACCGCCGAGACGCCGCCGGCTTCGTGCAAGTCTTCAATGTAATGCACATCCGACGCCGGCGCGAGTTTGGCCAAATGCGGCACCCGCGCCGCGATTTCGTTGATGCGCTCAAGCGAGTAGTCGATGCCGGCTTCGTTGGCGATCGCAAGCGTATGCAGCACCGTATTCGTCGAGCCGCCAAGCGCCATATCGAGCGCGAACGCGTTGTCGATCGCTTTTTCCGTTACGATGTCGCGCGGTTTGATGTCATGTTCGATCAAATACATCAGCTGCTTTGCCGATTGGCGGACAAGCTCTTTGCGCGCTGGGTCAACCGCCAAAATGGTGCCGTTGCCCGGCAAAGCGAGCCCGAGCGCTTCAGCGAGACAGTTCATAGAGTTGGCCGTAAACATGCCCGAACACGATCCGCACGTCGGACAGCCGTAGCGTTCAAGTTCTTCGAGCCCTTTCTCATCGAGCGTTCCGCCTAAATACGCCCCGACCCCTTCAAACACGGACGAGAGCGAAATTTTCCGCCCGTCTTTCGTCACACCAGCTTTCATCGGCCCGCCGCTGACGAAAATCGTCGGGATGTTGAGCCGCATCGCCGCCATCATCATCCCTGGCGTAATTTTGTCGCAGTTCGGAATGCATACCATGCCGTCAAACCAGTGCGCCGAGATGACCGTTTCGATCGAATCAGCGATGATTTCCCGGCTCGGAAGCGAATAGCGCATCCCGATATGCCCCATGGCGATGCCGTCATCAACGCCGATCGTGTTCATTTCAAACGGCACGCCGCCTGCTTCGCGAATCGCTTCTTTCACGATTCTCCCAAACTCTTGCAAGTGAACGTGCCCCGGAATAATGTCGATGTACGAATTGACAACCGCGATGAACGGTTTGTCAAAATCCTCATCTTTCACCCCGGCCGCCCGCAGCAAACTCCGGTGCGGGGCGCGGTCAAATCCTTTTTTGATCATGTCGCTGCGCCGCTTTTTCATATTCTGGTCCCTCCATCGTGCAGATTGCTAGGTTGCTAGTATTGTACCACTTTTTCTAATAAAAAGACAATTATCTTTATTCTGAATGCGTTTTCATGATCTACTCTGCGAAAATGAGTCAGAAAAATCAGCCGCTCCTCTTGACAACCGGAGCATTTGGCGTCATAATTTCTTACAAATTATAAATCGCAAGTCTATCCTTGACAATGAAACAACGAGAACGGCACGGGATTAGTAAACCGAGGGAACGCGCCAGAGAGTGGAACCCACAGGCTGGAAGGTTCCTCGCGGGAAGCCGGTTGAACCTGCCCTAGACGGCCGCTTATGCAAACATAAGCCGCACGCCTGCGTTACAGGCCAGAGGTGGGCGCTTTGTGCGCCAAAAAAGGTGGTACCGCGGAACGCTTTTCCGTCCTTTTGCAAAAAAGGAGGAAAAGCGTTTTTTATTGGCCGGCCGCTTCGCAGAGCGGCTAGGCGATCCAACTCATGCCATTCAACACGCAAAGGAGGGAGGAACGCGATGAAACGGCAGCGCGTGGTGGTCAAAATCGGCAGCAGCTCGCTCACCGATCCGAAAGGCGGCCTTTGCCATGACAAACTGTTCGATCACGTTGAGGCGATCGCTTATCTCAAACAGCTCGGCCATGACGTCATTCTCATCACGTCCGGCGCTGTCGCCGCTGGTTTCGGACCTTTAGGCTACCCGGCGCGCCCGACGACAATCGCTGGGAAACAGGCAGCCGCAGCCGTCGGGCAAAGTTTGCTCATGCAGGCGTACAGCTCGGCGTTCGCCCAATTCGGCTTTACGGCCGCTCAGCTGTTGTTGACGCGCAGCGACTTTTACAGCCGCGAGCGGTTCCGCAACTTGTTTGCCACAATCACCACACTGCTTGAGAACGGCGCCGTGCCGATCATTAATGAAAACGACTCCGTTTCCATCGAAGAATTGACATTTGGCGACAATGACATGCTTTCGGCGCTTGTCGCCGGCTTTTTGCACGCTGATGCGCTCATTTTGCTTACGGACATTAACGGGTTGTATGACGCCAATCCGAAAACGAATCCGCAGGCGAAAAAATACGCCTTTTTGCCGGAAATCACCGATGAGATGATCGAAGCCGCCGGCGGCATCGGTTCAGCCGTCGGCACCGGCGGGATGCGCTCGAAGCTTCTCGCGGCTCGAAAAGCACTTTCGTTTGGCGTCAGCGTGTTCATCGGCACGGGAAGCGGCCGAGAAAAACTGGCTGATATTTTAGCTGGAAAAGGAGACGGCACGTACATCGGCGTTCCGTTTCCGAAACAAATGCAAATGCGCAAACAATGGATTGCCTATCATGCTCCTGTCGCCGGCATGATCACGGTCGACAGCGGGGCTGAAGAAGCGTTGCTTATGCGTGGGAAAAGTTTGCTCCCTGCTGGCGTAACAGCGGTTTCCGGCGACTTCCATGCGATGGATGTCGTGGATGTCGTCAATGAAAAAGGGATCACGATCGGACGCGGCCAAGTGTATTACGCCGCCGCCGATTTGAAAAAAGTGAAAGGGCGGCCGAGCGAAGAGGCCCGGCAATACTCTTACCTTCACCGCCCGGAAGTCATCCACCGCGACAATTGGGTCACGTTGCGAAAGGAGAGTGTATCGAAATGAGCGAACTGCTCGAAAAAGCCGAACGGTTGAAAACCGCCTCACAAACGCTCGCCATGCTGTCAGCGGAGGAAAAAAATGAGGCGTTGGAACAGATCGCCCAAACCCTTGACCGCGAACGCGCCTTCATTTTGCAAGAAAACGAGAAAGATATGGCCCAAGGCCGCGAACAAGGGCTGTCGCCGGCTTTGCTTGACCGGCTCCAACTCACCAATGAACGCCTGGACCAAATCATCGACGGCGTCCGCCAAGTCGCCTCGCTGCCTGACCCGGTCGGAGAAATCATCGCAGAGTGGACGCGGCCGAACGGGCTCCGCATCCAAACGGTGCGCGTGCCGCTTGGGGTCATTGGCATGGTGTACGAAGCGCGCCCGAACGTGACGGTCGATGCGGCGAGCCTTTGCTTGAAAACGGGCAACGCAGTTTTGCTTCGCGGCAGCACATCAGCGCTTCATTCGAACAAAGCGCTTGTTGCCGTTATGAAAGAGGCGCTTCGCACAACGGCCATCCCGGAAACAGCCATTGAGCTGCTCGAAGACACGAGCCGGGAAACGGCGCAGCGTATGTTCCGTCTCAACAACTACTTGGATGTGCTCATCCCGCGCGGCGGAGCCGGGCTCATCCGCTCGGTCGTCGAAAACGCCACCGTGCCGGTGCTTGAGACCGGCGTCGGCAACTGTCATATTTTCGTCGATGAATCAGCCGAGCGGCAAATGGCCATCGAGATCGTCCTAAACGCCAAACTGCAGCGCCCATCGGTCTGCAATGCCGTCGAAACGGTGCTCATCCATGAGCGTTGGCCATATGCCGCCGACTTGCTTGAGACGCTTCACGCCCGCGGCGTCGAATTGCGCGGCGACCAACGTCTTGCCTCCGCCTATCCGTTTATCAGCGAGGCAACAGAAGATGACTGGTATACGGAATATTTGGCGCCGATTTTAGCGGTCAAACTGGTCGCCGATGTCGACGAGGCGATTGGCCACATCCGCCGCTACGGGACGAAGCACTCGGAAGCGATCATCACGGAAAACGAGGTGAACGTCCGCCGCTTTTTCCAGGCGGTCGACGCGGCGGTCTTGTACCATAACGCCTCAACCCGCTTCACGGACGGCGAACAGTTCGGCTACGGGGCGGAAATCGGCATCAGCACGCAAAAGCTGCACGCCCGCGGGCCGATGGGGCTTGTCGCCATCACGACGACAAAATCGCTCGTGTACGGGACGGGGCAAATTCGAACCGTGTAACCAAGGGCGGGAAGCGGGACCCCGCCCCTGCGCTCCCGTCCTTTTGACGCATACAACGATTAGGAAAGAAGGGGGGCCACGATGCCGTTCATTGATTTTCGCAGCGATACCGTGACCAAACTGACGCCAGAGATGCGCCGGGCGATGTCGGAAGCCGAAGTCGGCGACGACGTATACGGCGAAGATCCGACCCTCAATCGTTTAGAAGCGTTGGCGGCCAAAATGCTTGGAAAAGAAGACGCCTTGTTCGTCACGAGCGGCACGCAAGGAAATCAAGTCGCCATCTTGACGCATTGCCGCCCGGGGTTTCTGTGAAAATGTCGCACCGACGAGCCATGATTTTCACCCTGAGTGGAGAGCGGACCGCGGCTCATGGACCTTTCCGTGAAAATCCCATGCGGGAAGCGATGATGTTCGTCTCCGGGTGGAGGGCA
Above is a window of Geobacillus thermoleovorans DNA encoding:
- a CDS encoding glutamate-5-semialdehyde dehydrogenase, translated to MSELLEKAERLKTASQTLAMLSAEEKNEALEQIAQTLDRERAFILQENEKDMAQGREQGLSPALLDRLQLTNERLDQIIDGVRQVASLPDPVGEIIAEWTRPNGLRIQTVRVPLGVIGMVYEARPNVTVDAASLCLKTGNAVLLRGSTSALHSNKALVAVMKEALRTTAIPETAIELLEDTSRETAQRMFRLNNYLDVLIPRGGAGLIRSVVENATVPVLETGVGNCHIFVDESAERQMAIEIVLNAKLQRPSVCNAVETVLIHERWPYAADLLETLHARGVELRGDQRLASAYPFISEATEDDWYTEYLAPILAVKLVADVDEAIGHIRRYGTKHSEAIITENEVNVRRFFQAVDAAVLYHNASTRFTDGEQFGYGAEIGISTQKLHARGPMGLVAITTTKSLVYGTGQIRTV
- the proB gene encoding glutamate 5-kinase, with the protein product MKRQRVVVKIGSSSLTDPKGGLCHDKLFDHVEAIAYLKQLGHDVILITSGAVAAGFGPLGYPARPTTIAGKQAAAAVGQSLLMQAYSSAFAQFGFTAAQLLLTRSDFYSRERFRNLFATITTLLENGAVPIINENDSVSIEELTFGDNDMLSALVAGFLHADALILLTDINGLYDANPKTNPQAKKYAFLPEITDEMIEAAGGIGSAVGTGGMRSKLLAARKALSFGVSVFIGTGSGREKLADILAGKGDGTYIGVPFPKQMQMRKQWIAYHAPVAGMITVDSGAEEALLMRGKSLLPAGVTAVSGDFHAMDVVDVVNEKGITIGRGQVYYAAADLKKVKGRPSEEARQYSYLHRPEVIHRDNWVTLRKESVSK
- the paaK gene encoding phenylacetate--CoA ligase PaaK, whose product is MILHDIETAARSELEAIQLVRLRATAERVYERVPFYRQRFDEKGVKPEDIRTLEDVRKLPFTTKRDLRDHYPFGLLAVDLSQCVRVHASSGTSGKPTVVAYTKQDIERWADIVARAIVIAGGKPGDVIHNAYGYGLFTGGLGLHYGSEQLGAVTVPVSGGNTDRQVMIIEDFQPTVICATPSYVLNIAERMKELGKDPRQTSLKYGIFGAEPWSEEMRRTLEETFDMKACDIYGLSEVIGPGVAMECHEAQNGLHIAEDHFLVEVIDPKTLEPVAEGEEGELVFTSLTKEAFPVIRYRTGDIASVTRERCACGRTTARMSRVKGRVDDMIIIRGVNVFPSEIEHHLLRVSELAPHYQLHRLRHGHLEALELHAEVTDRFYSEVGGDLQSEQAALLARRIQSLLKTHCLISIDVRLHSPKTLPRSEGKAVRIVDRRHLEEPQSI
- the ilvD gene encoding dihydroxy-acid dehydratase, with protein sequence MKKRRSDMIKKGFDRAPHRSLLRAAGVKDEDFDKPFIAVVNSYIDIIPGHVHLQEFGRIVKEAIREAGGVPFEMNTIGVDDGIAMGHIGMRYSLPSREIIADSIETVISAHWFDGMVCIPNCDKITPGMMMAAMRLNIPTIFVSGGPMKAGVTKDGRKISLSSVFEGVGAYLGGTLDEKGLEELERYGCPTCGSCSGMFTANSMNCLAEALGLALPGNGTILAVDPARKELVRQSAKQLMYLIEHDIKPRDIVTEKAIDNAFALDMALGGSTNTVLHTLAIANEAGIDYSLERINEIAARVPHLAKLAPASDVHYIEDLHEAGGVSAVLNELAKKEGTLHLDTLTVTGKTLGENIAGCQVKNYDVIRPIDNPYSETGGLAILFGNLAPDGAVIKTGAVQGGITRHEGPAIVFDSQEEALEGIASGKIKPGHVVVIRYEGPKGGPGMPEMLAPTSQIVGMGLGTKVALVTDGRFSGASRGLSVGHVSPEAAEGGPIAFIQDGDIIEIDTVKRTINVKLSDEELERRKANWKGFEPKVKTGYLARYSKHVTSASTGGIMKI
- the paaA gene encoding 1,2-phenylacetyl-CoA epoxidase subunit PaaA, giving the protein MAAMMTFTRLSDEEKYERFMQRIEAGEKIEADDWMPDEYRVTLIKLIAMHAVSEIMGALPEKEWVPKAPSLRRKLGIMAKVQDEMGHGQLLLRVAEDLMAPLGKTREDILEDLLNERLKFHNVFHMAAPTWADAGLIGWLVDGAAIMTQTNMLDASYGPYARALKRICAEEVFHAQHGESIILALAEGTKEQKEMLQEALNRWWEALLMFFGPPTADTTGTSKQDITIKYRIRTKTNEQLRQDFFTKYVPRIWALGLKIPDETMHFDKEKGQWIYRQPDWERFKEIIRNNGPKSQERLELRRTAYKQNAWVREALSAVRTAG
- the paaB gene encoding 1,2-phenylacetyl-CoA epoxidase subunit PaaB, whose product is MAGKEQGFYQVFEVFSRKAPDAPMQHQFSLLAPNEEIALVMAQENFMRREPVADLWVVKRDYIRRMSEEEKAALKRLDNKDYRLTRGYGDLKKRWRKYEQNVLDEKEILSWKGEIRR